AGGCCACAACAGGGATTGGATCGTAACAGAGTCATTTGGAAAATTTCCTGATATCAATTTGGAAATAAGAACCGAGAGATGTAATCACTGCTCGGAAACGCCTTGTGTTTCATGCTGCCCGACTGGTGCAAGTCACATTCACGATGTTGGTGGAGTGGTACTCGTCACTCACGAGAAGTGTATTGGCTGCAAAGCTTGTGTAGAAGCCTGTCCGTACGATGCGCGTTTCATTCATCCTGATGGATATGCAGATAAATGTACTTTCTGTATTCACAGAGTTGAAAAAGGAGAGAAGCCTGCTTGTGTTGAAGTCTGCCCGACATACTGTATGCATTTTGGTGATCTCGATGATCCAAACAGCGAAGTAAGCAAGCTTTTAAATTCAAGAAAGTATCATGCTTTAATGACTGATGCAGGAACAAAGCCAAATATTTTTTATTTAGTGTGAGGAATTACGATGCACGAAATTTTTACAACAAGAAACAATCCTAACATCGATCCGGTTATGGCAATGTGGGGCTGGGAAATTCCTGTTTATCTTTTTCTTGGCGGGATGGTTGCCGGAATGATGATCATAGCAGGGTATTTTTTATTCAGCGGAAGACATAAAGAAAGCAATTGTTCGTGTTACTCAATTCCCCTGACAAGTTTTGTACTGTTAAGTCTGGGAATGTTTGCTTTATTTCTGGATCTTGCGCACAAGCCTTATGTGTGGAGACTTTACACAACATTTCAGGTCACTTCACCAATGTCGTGGGGTGCATGGATTTTGATTTTAGTTTATCCTGCCTTGATTGCAAATATTCTTATTCGTCCTCCATCTTGGATTACACAAAAATTTCCTAAGCTTAGTGACATCGCAGGAAAATTACAAGCTCATCCGTTCTTTATAAAAAATGTTGGTATTTTTA
This region of bacterium genomic DNA includes:
- a CDS encoding 4Fe-4S dicluster domain-containing protein, producing MPRYGMVIDTRKCVGCQDCVVACKTENNVPEGHNRDWIVTESFGKFPDINLEIRTERCNHCSETPCVSCCPTGASHIHDVGGVVLVTHEKCIGCKACVEACPYDARFIHPDGYADKCTFCIHRVEKGEKPACVEVCPTYCMHFGDLDDPNSEVSKLLNSRKYHALMTDAGTKPNIFYLV